In a single window of the Pyrococcus sp. NA2 genome:
- a CDS encoding universal stress protein: MRILVLIDGSKWSQKAALYGFSVAKRKNAKVILFTVLDRREAKALAFHLSMRSDSLEKIKEFEETIWRDMKKSVKEVITTLLELGKREGVNCSFKIVEGSAKDEILKEANSGKYDIVIMGAYGRSGKTRIGSLLEDVIGMIKVPVMIVR; this comes from the coding sequence ATGAGGATACTCGTGCTGATTGATGGTAGCAAATGGAGCCAAAAGGCCGCATTGTATGGATTCTCAGTCGCAAAAAGGAAGAATGCCAAGGTAATCCTCTTCACTGTGCTAGATAGAAGGGAGGCAAAGGCCCTGGCCTTTCACCTAAGTATGAGAAGTGATAGCCTTGAGAAGATAAAGGAATTCGAGGAGACAATTTGGAGGGACATGAAGAAAAGTGTGAAAGAAGTCATAACTACATTGCTCGAACTTGGAAAGAGGGAAGGTGTCAACTGTTCATTCAAGATAGTTGAGGGTTCAGCAAAAGACGAGATACTTAAGGAAGCTAACTCAGGTAAATACGACATCGTGATTATGGGGGCCTATGGAAGAAGTGGAAAGACGAGGATAGGGTCTCTGCTTGAGGATGTCATTGGGATGATAAAGGTTCCAGTTATGATCGTTCGCTAA
- a CDS encoding ArsB/NhaD family transporter: MDLLEGIALGIFIAVYMAIISERIHRTVAAMVGASIVLMLGIVPWEKVPEYLDLDTILLLTGMMVIVNISKESGLFEYVAIKVAKISKGDPLKVLILFSITTAVVSAFLDNVTTVLLLTPMLLYITRQMMVNPVPYLLAEIFASNIGGTATLIGDPPNIMIASAANLSFNEFIANMTPIAFSDLLVMILLVYVLYRKTFRSRIEVKSVMYLDEREAIRDKELFRKSIIVIGFVILTFFLHDTLGIEPAVVALVGASILLLWSKIPPEVALEKVEWATLFFFGGLFIIVGGLEETGLIDAVGRWLVGHISNENEAILMISWISALLSAIIDNIPFTATMIPLIKSMSAHLNIYPLWWALSLGACLGGNGTAIGASANVVVLGIAYRENIKISFKDFLKIGMIVMILTVGLGTLILMARYGG, from the coding sequence ATGGACCTGCTTGAAGGAATAGCACTTGGGATATTCATAGCTGTGTACATGGCAATAATTAGTGAGAGGATTCACAGAACCGTGGCTGCCATGGTTGGGGCATCTATAGTTCTCATGCTAGGAATCGTTCCCTGGGAAAAAGTTCCAGAGTATCTTGACCTCGACACAATTCTTCTTCTCACGGGGATGATGGTGATAGTTAACATAAGTAAGGAGAGTGGCCTTTTTGAATATGTTGCAATAAAAGTTGCAAAAATCTCCAAGGGAGACCCATTAAAGGTTCTCATCCTTTTCTCGATAACTACTGCAGTTGTAAGTGCCTTCTTGGACAATGTAACAACCGTGTTATTATTAACACCCATGCTCCTCTATATTACAAGGCAAATGATGGTGAATCCAGTTCCATACCTTTTGGCCGAGATATTTGCATCTAACATAGGAGGCACGGCAACTCTAATTGGGGATCCTCCGAATATAATGATAGCGTCAGCCGCGAATCTTAGCTTTAATGAATTCATAGCTAATATGACTCCCATAGCATTTTCCGATCTCCTTGTCATGATCCTCTTGGTATACGTCCTATACAGGAAAACCTTCAGAAGCCGTATAGAGGTGAAAAGTGTCATGTACTTAGATGAGAGGGAAGCAATAAGGGATAAAGAGTTATTTAGAAAATCAATAATCGTGATAGGATTTGTAATTCTTACCTTCTTCCTTCACGATACTTTGGGGATAGAACCTGCAGTGGTTGCCCTTGTTGGAGCTTCCATATTATTGTTATGGAGTAAGATACCACCGGAGGTCGCATTAGAAAAGGTAGAATGGGCCACTCTCTTTTTCTTTGGAGGTCTATTCATAATCGTGGGTGGACTGGAAGAAACTGGTCTAATAGATGCAGTTGGAAGATGGCTTGTAGGTCATATAAGTAATGAGAATGAGGCCATACTAATGATTTCCTGGATCTCAGCTTTGCTGAGCGCAATAATTGATAACATACCATTTACAGCTACAATGATACCTCTAATAAAGAGCATGAGCGCCCATCTTAATATTTACCCACTCTGGTGGGCTCTCAGCCTTGGAGCCTGCTTGGGAGGAAACGGAACAGCAATTGGAGCAAGTGCAAACGTTGTCGTTCTCGGAATTGCATACAGGGAGAACATTAAAATTTCATTCAAGGATTTCTTAAAGATAGGAATGATAGTTATGATCCTAACGGTTGGACTCGGCACGTTGATACTCATGGCAAGATATGGGGGATGA
- a CDS encoding 30S ribosomal protein S27ae — MGQKWKLYIVKDGKVIRKNKFCPRCGPGVFMADHGDRWACGRCGYTEWKKK, encoded by the coding sequence ATGGGCCAGAAGTGGAAGCTTTATATAGTGAAGGACGGAAAGGTCATCAGGAAAAATAAATTCTGCCCAAGATGTGGCCCGGGAGTCTTCATGGCGGATCATGGCGATAGGTGGGCATGCGGGAGGTGTGGATACACGGAATGGAAGAAGAAGTGA
- a CDS encoding 30S ribosomal protein S24e, with the protein MEIKITEIRENKLIGRKEIYFEIYHPGEPTPSRKEVKGKLVAMLDLNPETTVIQYIRSYFGSYKSKGYAKYYYDKDRMFYIEPKYILIRDGIIKEEGGE; encoded by the coding sequence ATGGAGATCAAAATTACCGAGATTAGGGAAAATAAGCTCATTGGAAGAAAGGAGATATACTTTGAAATATACCACCCAGGGGAACCAACGCCAAGTAGAAAGGAAGTCAAGGGCAAACTAGTTGCGATGCTTGATTTAAATCCAGAGACTACCGTTATACAGTACATCAGGAGCTATTTCGGTAGCTACAAATCGAAGGGCTATGCAAAGTATTACTATGACAAGGATAGGATGTTCTACATAGAGCCAAAGTACATCCTGATTAGAGATGGGATAATAAAGGAAGAGGGGGGAGAGTGA
- a CDS encoding GTP-dependent dephospho-CoA kinase yields the protein MRVLFKLPEKLRRELKKPIGQLIPGKMPEPYLKVREIVERESLLITVGDVVTENVLKVGLNPVLAIYDHKTERREYKPKINVNGVIMTVKNPPGVITLPLLKVIKKAYSLISSGKRVHIIINGEEDLATIPAVLYAPYGAIVIYGQPREGIVLIKVTEECKRRCAKILREMEVVKNGDQNYRD from the coding sequence ATGAGAGTACTGTTCAAATTGCCTGAGAAGTTGAGAAGAGAGTTAAAAAAGCCAATAGGTCAGCTTATCCCAGGGAAAATGCCAGAACCGTACTTAAAAGTTAGGGAAATCGTTGAAAGAGAGTCACTTCTTATTACGGTAGGAGATGTAGTAACGGAGAACGTGTTGAAAGTTGGCTTAAATCCAGTCCTCGCAATATATGACCATAAAACTGAGAGAAGAGAATATAAGCCTAAAATAAACGTTAATGGAGTTATAATGACGGTTAAAAATCCCCCAGGTGTTATTACACTCCCTTTGTTGAAGGTCATTAAGAAGGCATACTCACTGATATCTTCCGGAAAGCGAGTTCATATAATAATTAATGGAGAGGAGGATCTCGCCACGATACCCGCAGTCCTCTATGCACCTTATGGAGCGATAGTTATTTATGGTCAACCTAGGGAAGGCATAGTGCTTATAAAGGTGACAGAGGAATGCAAACGCAGGTGTGCGAAAATATTAAGAGAAATGGAGGTGGTTAAGAATGGAGATCAAAATTACCGAGATTAG
- the spt4 gene encoding transcription elongation factor subunit Spt4, producing the protein MSEKACRNCHYITTEDQCPVCGSRDLSEEWFDLVIVVDVENSEIAKKIGAKVPGKYAVRVR; encoded by the coding sequence GTGAGTGAAAAGGCCTGTAGAAACTGTCACTACATAACTACAGAGGATCAATGTCCAGTATGTGGGAGCAGAGATCTTAGCGAAGAATGGTTCGATTTGGTCATAGTGGTAGACGTTGAAAATAGTGAGATAGCAAAGAAGATCGGGGCAAAAGTTCCAGGAAAATATGCAGTAAGGGTGCGCTGA
- a CDS encoding DNA-directed RNA polymerase — MYKIVTVKDVVRIPPRMFTMDPKEAAMTVLREIYEGKYDRDEGVILSIVEVKEVGDGIIVPGDGATYHEVTFDVLVWEPKQHEVVEGTVVDVVPFGAFVRIGPMDGLVHISQLMDDYVVYDERNKQFVGKEKKYLLKIGDAVRARIITVSPKSRVIRENRIGLTMRQPGLGKFEWIEKEKKKEKEGKK; from the coding sequence ATGTACAAGATAGTAACAGTGAAGGATGTCGTTAGGATACCCCCAAGAATGTTTACAATGGATCCAAAAGAGGCCGCAATGACAGTTCTAAGGGAGATATATGAGGGAAAATATGATAGGGATGAAGGTGTTATTCTCTCCATTGTTGAGGTTAAGGAAGTTGGTGATGGGATAATAGTCCCGGGGGATGGAGCCACTTATCATGAGGTTACCTTTGATGTTTTAGTATGGGAACCAAAGCAACATGAAGTCGTTGAGGGGACGGTAGTTGATGTTGTACCTTTTGGAGCCTTCGTGAGGATAGGACCCATGGATGGCCTAGTTCACATAAGCCAGCTAATGGACGATTACGTGGTTTACGATGAGAGGAATAAGCAATTCGTTGGAAAGGAGAAAAAATATCTACTCAAAATTGGAGACGCCGTTAGAGCTAGGATAATAACTGTAAGTCCAAAAAGTAGAGTCATAAGAGAAAATAGGATCGGTCTGACAATGAGACAGCCAGGACTTGGAAAATTCGAATGGATTGAAAAGGAGAAAAAGAAGGAGAAGGAGGGTAAGAAGTGA
- a CDS encoding inorganic diphosphatase produces the protein MNPFHDLEPGPNVPEVVYAIIEIPKGSRNKYELDKKTGLLKLDRVLYTPFHYPVDYGIIPRTWYEDDDPFDIMVIMREPTYPLTIIEARPIGLFKMIDSGDKDYKILAVPVEDPYFKDWKDISDVPKAFLDEIAHFFKRYKELEGKEIIVEGWEGAEAAKREILRAIEMYKEKFGKKE, from the coding sequence ATGAACCCCTTCCACGACCTTGAGCCTGGGCCAAACGTCCCTGAGGTTGTTTATGCAATAATAGAGATACCAAAGGGAAGCAGAAACAAGTATGAGCTGGATAAGAAGACTGGGCTCCTAAAATTGGACAGGGTTCTCTACACGCCCTTCCATTATCCAGTCGATTACGGAATAATACCAAGAACATGGTATGAAGATGATGATCCTTTTGACATAATGGTCATCATGAGGGAGCCAACTTACCCATTGACGATAATTGAGGCTAGACCAATAGGGCTCTTCAAGATGATAGACAGTGGAGACAAGGATTACAAGATACTGGCAGTTCCAGTTGAGGATCCATACTTCAAGGACTGGAAGGACATAAGTGACGTTCCAAAGGCATTCCTTGATGAGATAGCCCACTTCTTCAAGAGGTACAAGGAGTTGGAAGGAAAGGAGATCATAGTTGAGGGATGGGAAGGAGCAGAAGCTGCTAAGAGAGAAATACTAAGGGCAATAGAGATGTACAAGGAGAAGTTTGGAAAGAAGGAGTGA